Proteins from one Candidatus Aminicenantes bacterium genomic window:
- a CDS encoding M14 family metallopeptidase, which produces MKRAILLTTVFLFSYLLPAQDILTVAESSHYTKTSLYDDVMSFLYQVQKKSDVIKILTLTTSSEGRLIPLVVLSKEKVGRPADLQTAGKPAMLIMANIHAGEVEGKEASLMLIRDVALGRLSGLLDHQVLLFIPIFNADGNDKLGHNRRDLGPELAGVRFNGQNLDLNRDYLKLESPEVRALVDVFNSWVPLLVVDMHTTNGSFHREPVTYSTLVNPNCSEKLQQFMWQKFFPPVARMLKSTYGYDSVPYGNFVDREFPEKGWENDSLEARFGSNYVGLRNRFSILDENYAYADFETRVQSSLAFITAILDFTAKNGKTMAELIRQVDLETIRSYGGAEFVLEFKAEKLFELTVKSYEFVKEIIKPEERDKYPSWVGDFIMKKTDTPHDYRLPYLALAAPCRSLKLPAGYVLLPQQPEVLLNLKRHGIRVERILEGFKAEAESFKISAVELDKTIFQGHVLNTIKGQYEKAIVDIPAGAYYVSLEQPLARLVPVLLEPESSDSLAAWGFFNRVI; this is translated from the coding sequence ACGAAGACCTCGTTGTACGACGACGTCATGAGTTTTTTATACCAGGTGCAAAAGAAGTCCGACGTGATCAAGATATTGACCTTGACTACTTCCAGCGAAGGGCGGCTGATCCCGCTGGTGGTGCTCAGCAAGGAAAAGGTCGGCCGCCCCGCCGACCTGCAGACGGCCGGCAAGCCGGCGATGCTGATCATGGCCAATATCCACGCCGGCGAGGTCGAGGGCAAGGAAGCATCGCTGATGCTCATCCGCGATGTCGCCTTGGGCCGGCTTTCGGGCCTGCTCGACCACCAGGTGCTGCTTTTCATCCCGATCTTCAACGCCGACGGCAACGACAAGCTGGGGCACAACCGCCGCGACCTGGGCCCGGAACTGGCCGGCGTGCGCTTCAACGGGCAAAACCTCGACCTGAACCGCGACTACCTGAAGCTGGAATCGCCCGAGGTGCGGGCCCTGGTGGACGTTTTCAATTCCTGGGTCCCGCTGCTGGTCGTGGACATGCACACCACCAACGGCTCCTTTCACCGGGAACCGGTGACCTATTCCACCCTGGTCAATCCCAACTGTTCCGAAAAACTGCAGCAGTTCATGTGGCAGAAATTTTTCCCGCCCGTGGCCCGCATGCTGAAGTCCACGTACGGGTATGACAGCGTGCCCTACGGCAATTTCGTCGATCGCGAATTTCCGGAAAAAGGCTGGGAGAACGATTCTTTGGAAGCCCGTTTCGGATCGAATTACGTGGGCTTGCGCAACCGTTTCTCCATCCTGGATGAGAATTACGCCTACGCCGATTTCGAAACCCGCGTGCAGTCGTCGCTGGCCTTCATCACCGCCATCCTCGATTTTACCGCGAAAAACGGCAAGACGATGGCCGAATTGATCCGCCAGGTCGACTTGGAAACCATCCGCAGCTACGGCGGGGCCGAATTCGTCCTGGAATTCAAAGCCGAAAAACTTTTCGAGCTGACGGTGAAAAGCTATGAATTTGTCAAAGAAATCATCAAGCCCGAGGAGCGTGACAAGTACCCGTCCTGGGTAGGCGATTTCATCATGAAAAAAACCGACACGCCGCACGACTACCGCTTGCCCTACCTGGCCTTGGCCGCACCGTGCCGCAGCCTGAAGCTGCCCGCCGGCTACGTCCTGCTGCCGCAGCAGCCGGAAGTGCTGCTCAACCTGAAGCGGCACGGCATCCGGGTGGAGCGGATCCTGGAGGGCTTCAAGGCCGAGGCGGAAAGCTTCAAGATCTCCGCGGTGGAGCTCGACAAGACCATTTTCCAGGGCCACGTGCTGAACACCATCAAGGGCCAGTATGAAAAAGCGATCGTGGACATCCCCGCCGGCGCCTATTACGTCAGCTTGGAGCAGCCACTGGCGCGGCTCGTTCCGGTGCTGCTCGAACCCGAGTCTTCCGACAGCCTGGCGGCCTGGGGTTTTTTCAACCGCGTCATC